A genomic segment from Dechloromonas denitrificans encodes:
- a CDS encoding type I secretion system permease/ATPase yields the protein MNQEVAASTAELGKSVVREDLLHHDPLLDCLVELTRIHGRPSTRAALIAGLPLEKGVLTPSLFARAASRAGLSAKLMRRQIERIDPVLLPAVLLTKGEEACVLLGWDDAGENARLLFPETGQGTVLMARDELLARYAGIAIFCRPHFRFDKRTPQVGDVKLRHWFWGALADQWPLYRDVLAAALLINIAALAMPLFSMNVYDRVIPNRAMETLWVLALGVALLVAVDLTLRSLRGYFIDLASARIDMQLSAKIMERVLGVRMEARPTAVGAFSSNLRSFESVRDFITSASVTAFIDLPFALLFILVIALIAWQLVIPVLLAIVFVVIYAYILQHKMHELSETTYRAGALRNATLIESLTALETIKTQGAEGVMQSKWEKSVAFVSQVNNKMRFLSAAATNGAMEVQQLVSVVVVICGVYLIGDGKLSMGGLIACTMLTSRAVAPLGQMVGLLMQYHSAKVSLASLETIMANPVERPTDAAFVHRPELKGNIEFRDVQFSYPNSSIAALKGLSCKIVAGEKVVVIGRIGSGKTTLQKLLLGLYQPTGGALMIDGVDVRQLDPADLRRNVGYVAQDVTLFYGTLRDNISIGAPYADDTAIMAAAEAAGLTEFVNRHPDGFDMMIGERGDSLSGGQRQGVAIARAFLMDPPILLLDEPTSAMDFSSEQQFKQRLKSMAAHKTVLIVTHRNSLLDLATRVIVVDDGRIVADGPRDQVIQALQSGRIGRAS from the coding sequence ATGAATCAGGAAGTTGCTGCCAGCACTGCTGAGCTTGGTAAATCAGTCGTGCGCGAGGATCTGCTGCATCACGATCCGCTGCTTGATTGTCTGGTCGAGTTAACCCGGATTCATGGCCGCCCCAGCACGCGCGCGGCATTGATTGCGGGGCTTCCGCTTGAGAAAGGGGTATTGACCCCTTCGCTTTTCGCCCGGGCGGCGAGTCGTGCCGGCTTGTCCGCCAAGCTGATGCGGCGCCAGATCGAGCGTATCGATCCGGTCTTGTTGCCTGCTGTCCTGCTGACCAAGGGTGAGGAAGCTTGCGTCCTGCTCGGGTGGGATGATGCGGGAGAAAATGCCCGCCTGCTTTTCCCGGAGACCGGTCAAGGTACGGTATTGATGGCCCGCGACGAGCTTCTTGCGCGCTATGCCGGTATCGCCATCTTCTGCCGCCCGCATTTCCGCTTCGACAAACGGACGCCGCAGGTTGGGGATGTCAAGCTCCGCCACTGGTTCTGGGGGGCGCTTGCTGATCAGTGGCCGCTCTACCGCGATGTTCTGGCTGCAGCCTTGTTGATCAATATTGCTGCACTGGCGATGCCCCTGTTTTCAATGAATGTTTATGACCGGGTTATTCCCAATCGTGCCATGGAGACGTTGTGGGTCCTGGCGCTGGGGGTGGCTTTGCTGGTTGCGGTTGATTTGACCCTGCGTTCGTTGCGGGGCTATTTCATTGATCTGGCGAGTGCCAGAATCGACATGCAGCTATCCGCCAAAATCATGGAGCGGGTGCTTGGTGTTCGCATGGAAGCAAGGCCAACCGCTGTGGGCGCATTTTCATCCAATTTGCGCTCATTCGAGTCGGTCCGTGATTTCATTACTTCGGCTTCGGTGACGGCATTTATCGACTTGCCATTTGCCCTGCTGTTTATTCTGGTGATTGCGCTGATTGCCTGGCAGTTGGTTATCCCGGTATTGCTGGCAATTGTTTTCGTCGTGATTTATGCCTACATTCTTCAGCACAAAATGCACGAGCTTTCTGAGACAACGTATCGTGCAGGGGCATTGCGTAACGCCACCTTGATTGAAAGCCTGACCGCACTTGAAACGATAAAGACACAAGGGGCGGAAGGGGTCATGCAGTCAAAGTGGGAGAAGTCGGTTGCTTTCGTCTCCCAAGTCAATAACAAGATGCGCTTTCTTTCTGCGGCAGCAACCAATGGGGCGATGGAAGTCCAGCAATTGGTCAGTGTCGTGGTCGTTATCTGCGGCGTCTACCTGATTGGTGATGGCAAGCTCAGTATGGGCGGACTGATTGCCTGCACCATGCTGACTTCCCGCGCAGTAGCGCCGCTGGGCCAGATGGTTGGCCTGCTCATGCAGTATCACAGTGCAAAAGTTTCCCTGGCTTCGCTGGAAACCATCATGGCCAATCCAGTCGAGCGTCCGACCGATGCAGCCTTCGTGCATCGTCCGGAATTAAAGGGAAACATCGAATTCCGCGATGTGCAGTTCAGTTATCCGAATAGTTCGATTGCTGCCCTGAAGGGCTTGAGCTGCAAGATTGTTGCCGGTGAAAAAGTGGTTGTGATCGGGCGGATCGGTTCGGGTAAGACAACTCTGCAAAAATTGCTGCTGGGGCTTTATCAGCCGACCGGTGGTGCGCTGATGATCGATGGCGTCGATGTTCGCCAGCTGGACCCAGCAGATTTGCGACGCAACGTCGGCTATGTGGCGCAGGATGTGACGCTTTTTTACGGCACGTTGCGTGACAATATTTCGATCGGTGCGCCGTATGCCGATGATACTGCCATCATGGCGGCGGCAGAGGCGGCCGGCCTGACCGAGTTCGTCAATCGTCATCCGGATGGTTTTGACATGATGATTGGTGAACGTGGGGATTCTTTGTCCGGAGGCCAGCGTCAGGGCGTTGCCATCGCCCGAGCATTTTTGATGGACCCGCCGATCTTGCTGCTTGATGAGCCGACCAGTGCAATGGACTTTTCATCGGAGCAGCAATTCAAACAGCGCCTCAAGTCAATGGCTGCGCACAAGACAGTCTTGATCGTGACGCACCGCAATAGCCTTCTTGACTTGGCGACGCGCGTCATCGTGGTCGATGACGGTCGGATCGTGGCTGATGGTCCGCGTGATCAGGTGATCCAGGCCCTGCAGAGCGGCCGGATCGGGAGAGCTTCATGA
- a CDS encoding IS1182 family transposase, giving the protein MLKPAYPAQTELEMVTLEQLVPKDHLLRLLDQHIRFDFIREATQHLYCENNGRPAIDPVVLFKMLFIGYLFGIRSERRLVKEIEVNVAYRWFLGFRLTDKVPDASTLSQNRRRRFVGTDIEQRIFDGIVEQAIEHKLIGGRVLYTDSTHLKANANKRHFEVHQVEQTPAAYLAELDAAIETDRAAAGKKPLKRDDDDSTPPMKEVKVSTVDPDAGFMARDNKPTGFFYLDHRTVDGVHALIVDTHVTPGNVHDSQPYLARLDRVMERFDLAVGAVGLDAGYFTPQVCKGILERALFGVMGYKRPTHRDGYFYKRDYLYDAVQDCYRCPAGEVLPYRTTNRLGYREYASNPARCADCGVRGQCTQSRNHQKLVTRHLWEGFKEAINANRLSDLGKRLYARRKETVERSFADAKELHGHRYARFRGLAKVQAQCLLSAACQNMKKMALLLARKAAALLAKILARTRFAAPFARHLWQIGVPNLNFRIRLASA; this is encoded by the coding sequence ATGCTCAAACCTGCCTACCCCGCCCAAACGGAACTGGAGATGGTGACGTTGGAGCAATTGGTCCCGAAAGACCACTTGCTCCGGCTGCTCGACCAACACATCCGGTTTGATTTCATTCGTGAAGCGACCCAGCACCTGTATTGCGAGAACAATGGCCGACCGGCGATTGATCCGGTGGTGTTGTTCAAGATGCTGTTTATTGGCTACTTGTTCGGGATTCGCTCCGAGCGCCGGCTGGTGAAGGAAATCGAGGTCAATGTGGCTTACCGCTGGTTTCTCGGCTTTCGGCTGACGGACAAAGTGCCAGATGCCTCGACGCTGTCGCAGAATCGCCGTCGCCGCTTTGTCGGGACGGACATTGAGCAACGCATCTTTGACGGGATTGTCGAGCAAGCCATTGAGCATAAGCTGATTGGCGGGCGGGTGCTGTACACCGACAGTACCCACCTGAAGGCGAACGCGAACAAGCGGCACTTTGAAGTGCATCAGGTTGAGCAAACCCCTGCGGCCTACCTGGCCGAACTGGATGCAGCCATCGAAACGGACCGAGCCGCCGCGGGCAAGAAGCCGCTCAAGCGTGATGACGATGATTCGACACCGCCGATGAAGGAGGTCAAGGTCAGCACGGTCGATCCCGACGCAGGTTTCATGGCCCGCGACAACAAGCCGACCGGCTTCTTCTATCTGGATCACCGGACTGTCGATGGCGTGCATGCTTTGATCGTCGATACCCATGTCACGCCGGGCAATGTCCATGACAGCCAGCCCTACCTTGCCCGCCTGGATCGGGTCATGGAGCGCTTTGATCTGGCCGTGGGCGCCGTCGGGCTGGATGCCGGGTATTTCACCCCGCAAGTCTGCAAGGGCATTCTCGAGCGGGCACTGTTCGGGGTGATGGGCTACAAGCGACCCACACACCGCGATGGCTATTTCTACAAACGGGACTATCTCTACGATGCGGTCCAGGACTGCTACCGCTGCCCGGCCGGGGAGGTTCTACCGTACCGGACGACCAACCGGCTGGGTTATCGCGAATACGCCTCGAACCCGGCGCGGTGTGCCGATTGCGGCGTGCGCGGGCAATGCACGCAGAGCCGGAACCATCAGAAGCTCGTGACCCGGCATCTCTGGGAAGGTTTCAAGGAAGCGATCAACGCCAATCGCCTGAGCGACCTGGGCAAACGGCTGTACGCCCGGCGCAAGGAAACGGTGGAGCGCAGTTTTGCCGATGCCAAGGAGTTGCACGGCCACCGTTACGCCCGTTTCCGTGGCTTGGCCAAGGTGCAAGCGCAGTGCCTGCTCTCGGCGGCCTGTCAGAACATGAAGAAGATGGCCCTGTTGCTGGCCCGCAAGGCGGCAGCCTTATTGGCCAAAATCCTCGCACGAACCCGTTTTGCCGCCCCATTCGCCCGCCATCTTTGGCAGATCGGGGTTCCTAACCTGAATTTCAGAATCCGCCTCGCTTCGGCTTGA
- a CDS encoding HlyD family type I secretion periplasmic adaptor subunit has protein sequence MSRIKAIGVALHGWLEGVAARSAPRVEKLLGRLPSKEDVDVVDFATDADLAILRQEPLRARVLLRSIGIVLVIFIIWAAVAQLDEVTRGDGKVIPSKQLQVLQSIDGGLVSEILVREGDVVQANQLLVKIDETRFVSSVKENRSQYLGLVAKAARLKAMSDGKPFIPPADVLKEVPELVEQERLLYEAKREEMQAAVSIARQQLAQRQQELNESQARKAQALQGYELTSRELTVTKPLINSGAVSEVELLRLERDVSRYRGERDMATAQITRIQAAINEAHRKIEEVELTFRNDAGKELSETSGKLNSLAEGSIALSDRVKQSSIRSPVKGTVKRLLVNTVGGVVQPGKDMIEIVPLEDALLLEARVQPRDIAFLRPGQAAMVKFTAYDFSVYGGLEGTLEHIGADSVMDDKGNAFYTVRVRTNKPGFGDANLPIIPGMVAEVDILTGKKSVLAYLLKPVLRAKSVALTER, from the coding sequence ATGAGTCGCATCAAGGCAATCGGTGTGGCGCTGCATGGCTGGCTGGAAGGGGTGGCCGCACGCAGTGCGCCCCGTGTTGAAAAACTGCTTGGACGTTTACCCAGCAAGGAGGATGTCGACGTCGTTGATTTTGCAACGGATGCCGATCTGGCCATTCTCCGCCAGGAGCCGTTGAGAGCGCGGGTTCTGTTGCGCTCAATCGGTATCGTTCTGGTTATCTTCATTATTTGGGCTGCGGTGGCTCAACTGGATGAGGTAACGCGTGGTGATGGCAAAGTTATCCCGTCAAAGCAACTGCAGGTTTTGCAGAGCATCGATGGCGGCTTGGTGTCCGAAATCCTGGTTCGTGAGGGTGACGTCGTCCAGGCCAACCAGTTGCTGGTGAAAATTGACGAAACCCGCTTCGTTTCTTCGGTCAAGGAAAATCGCTCCCAATACCTCGGGCTGGTTGCCAAAGCAGCTCGCCTCAAGGCGATGTCGGATGGCAAACCTTTCATTCCTCCGGCGGATGTTTTGAAGGAAGTCCCCGAACTTGTCGAGCAGGAGCGTCTGCTCTATGAGGCAAAGCGGGAAGAGATGCAGGCGGCGGTTTCGATTGCTCGCCAGCAGTTGGCGCAGCGCCAGCAGGAACTTAATGAATCGCAGGCCCGCAAGGCTCAGGCGTTGCAAGGATATGAGCTGACGTCGCGCGAATTGACCGTAACCAAGCCTCTGATTAATTCGGGAGCCGTCTCCGAAGTCGAATTGTTGCGTCTTGAGCGTGATGTCTCGCGCTATCGTGGTGAGCGCGATATGGCAACGGCTCAGATCACCCGTATTCAGGCGGCGATTAACGAAGCCCATCGCAAAATCGAAGAGGTTGAGCTGACTTTTCGTAACGATGCAGGCAAGGAACTTTCGGAAACCTCTGGCAAGCTGAATAGCTTGGCTGAAGGAAGTATTGCCTTGTCTGATCGCGTCAAACAATCCTCCATTCGCTCTCCGGTCAAAGGGACGGTCAAGCGCTTGTTGGTAAATACGGTGGGTGGCGTGGTTCAGCCCGGCAAGGACATGATTGAAATCGTGCCGCTTGAGGATGCCTTGTTGCTGGAAGCGCGTGTTCAGCCTCGTGACATCGCTTTCTTGCGTCCAGGGCAGGCGGCGATGGTTAAATTCACCGCTTATGATTTTTCTGTTTATGGCGGGCTTGAAGGGACTTTGGAGCATATTGGTGCCGACAGCGTCATGGATGACAAGGGCAATGCTTTCTACACCGTTCGTGTCAGGACCAATAAACCTGGATTCGGTGACGCTAATCTCCCGATTATTCCGGGTATGGTTGCCGAAGTTGATATCCTGACAGGTAAGAAAAGCGTACTGGCCTACTTGTTGAAGCCGGTTTTGCGAGCCAAAAGCGTGGCGTTGACGGAGCGTTGA